The proteins below are encoded in one region of Prosthecobacter sp. SYSU 5D2:
- a CDS encoding putative sugar O-methyltransferase encodes MSTLAPTCMLPSPAYPELTTARDDMRTQDELYRPSPFWDEASSRIVDELCEHGIENFRSLRYPLSFFAPTYGTPGNFINKETSALLLSTLQQAMPEAKKPWLGLEQFLSGQAAAKADYRVLLAADIPSKRPFLHTFSEGTAGNPVEHFEFEGRWFSRSALNYLLGLCMLKRHLQADEEIRTVVEIGGGFGTLGEILASAGIEDLHYVDIDIPPISYVAQYYLSQTLGADQVTTYAQTRDQEEIEISSLTPMAVLCAWQIEKLRGTADLFVNFISFQEMEPHIVTNYLQHITRLKTRWILLRNMREGKQLRKPGQLAGVETPILGDDYLVMLPDYELVDRNVHPFGYQTVDGYHSELLLLRRKK; translated from the coding sequence ATGTCCACTCTAGCGCCCACCTGCATGCTGCCATCCCCCGCCTATCCGGAACTGACCACCGCCCGCGATGACATGCGGACCCAGGACGAACTTTACCGGCCTAGCCCCTTCTGGGATGAAGCCTCCTCGCGCATCGTGGATGAGCTGTGCGAGCATGGCATCGAAAACTTCCGTTCCCTGCGCTACCCGCTGAGCTTCTTCGCCCCGACCTACGGCACACCGGGAAACTTCATCAATAAGGAAACCTCCGCCCTGCTGCTCTCCACTCTGCAACAGGCCATGCCTGAGGCCAAAAAACCCTGGCTCGGCCTGGAGCAGTTTTTATCTGGACAGGCTGCGGCCAAGGCCGATTACCGAGTGCTCCTGGCGGCCGACATACCCTCCAAGCGGCCCTTTCTTCACACATTTTCCGAAGGCACCGCAGGCAATCCCGTCGAGCACTTTGAGTTTGAAGGCCGCTGGTTTTCCCGCTCCGCCTTAAATTACCTCCTGGGGCTCTGCATGCTGAAAAGGCACCTTCAGGCTGATGAAGAGATCCGCACCGTTGTGGAGATCGGCGGCGGTTTTGGCACCTTGGGGGAAATTCTCGCCAGTGCTGGCATTGAGGACCTGCACTATGTGGACATTGACATCCCGCCCATCAGCTACGTCGCCCAGTATTATCTCAGCCAGACCCTGGGTGCTGACCAGGTGACCACCTATGCGCAGACGCGGGACCAGGAAGAAATTGAAATCAGTTCGCTGACTCCCATGGCGGTGCTCTGCGCCTGGCAGATCGAAAAACTGCGGGGTACTGCAGATCTGTTCGTCAACTTCATCTCCTTCCAGGAAATGGAGCCGCACATCGTCACCAACTATCTACAGCACATCACCCGCCTGAAAACCCGCTGGATCCTCCTGCGCAACATGCGGGAGGGCAAGCAACTGCGCAAACCCGGCCAGCTCGCCGGAGTGGAGACGCCCATTTTGGGCGATGACTACCTGGTCATGCTGCCTGATTACGAACTGGTGGACCGCAATGTCCACCCCTTCGGCTATCAGACGGTGGACGGTTATCACTCGGAACTGCTGCTGCTGCGCCGGAAAAAATAG
- the pseB gene encoding UDP-N-acetylglucosamine 4,6-dehydratase (inverting), translating into MIVSSARSILVTGGTGSFGKKCIATLLADPDVKRIVIYSRDELKQFEMAQTFTDPRLRFFIGDVRDRQRLCRALEGIDTVIHAAALKQVPAAEYNPMEFIKTNVLGAENIIEACLDNKVTNVVALSTDKAAAPINLYGATKLCSDKLFIAANNVKGARDIRFSVVRYGNVMGSRGSVIPFFLDRRKTGVLPITDPAMTRFNITLEEGVELVQHALEHALGGEIFVPKIPSYRITDVAEAIGPDCEKPVVGIRPGEKIHEEMVTSTDAMQTLTTDKHYIIVPSHSRGYAATMKLFGDHHKGSPVAPDFAYNSGTNTEWMTVAEIRSMIHQYVDPTFDIV; encoded by the coding sequence ATTATTGTGTCATCAGCCCGCTCGATTCTCGTCACCGGAGGTACCGGCTCATTCGGTAAGAAATGCATCGCCACCCTGCTCGCCGATCCGGACGTCAAACGCATCGTCATTTACTCGCGTGATGAACTGAAGCAGTTCGAGATGGCCCAGACCTTCACGGACCCCCGGCTGCGCTTTTTCATCGGCGATGTCCGCGACCGCCAGCGCCTCTGCCGCGCCCTGGAAGGCATAGACACCGTCATCCACGCCGCTGCTCTCAAGCAGGTCCCGGCGGCGGAGTACAACCCGATGGAGTTCATCAAGACCAACGTCCTCGGGGCGGAAAACATCATCGAGGCCTGCCTGGACAACAAGGTGACCAATGTGGTGGCCCTTTCCACCGACAAGGCCGCCGCGCCGATCAACCTCTACGGTGCGACGAAGCTCTGCTCGGACAAGCTTTTCATCGCCGCGAACAACGTCAAAGGTGCCCGCGACATCCGCTTCAGCGTCGTCCGTTATGGCAATGTCATGGGCTCACGCGGCTCCGTCATTCCGTTCTTCCTGGACCGCCGCAAGACCGGCGTCCTGCCGATCACAGACCCCGCCATGACCCGTTTTAACATCACCCTTGAAGAAGGTGTGGAGCTGGTCCAGCACGCGCTGGAGCATGCTCTGGGCGGTGAAATTTTCGTGCCGAAAATCCCCAGCTATCGCATCACCGACGTGGCGGAAGCCATCGGCCCGGATTGTGAAAAACCCGTCGTCGGCATCCGTCCTGGGGAGAAGATTCATGAAGAAATGGTCACCTCCACCGACGCCATGCAGACGCTGACCACGGACAAGCATTACATCATCGTCCCCAGCCACTCCCGCGGCTACGCAGCCACGATGAAGCTGTTTGGCGACCACCACAAAGGCAGCCCGGTGGCGCCTGACTTCGCCTACAACTCTGGCACCAATACTGAGTGGATGACCGTGGCGGAGATCCGCTCCATGATCCACCAGTACGTGGACCCGACGTTTGACATCGTCTGA
- a CDS encoding translocation/assembly module TamB domain-containing protein: protein MSQPPPPQPPRRRFWKWCKRLLFVFLLLLVILVAFHRPIIRGLITWIGPKAAASLDLPLSWQVQGSLWGDFKLANIETGGGEGHWLPVAKIGELSADYDWRLLKNKDFENAVNRITLHDVEAEVDLRKLPPGKEPDVPKPEKEKSGQLPPIVWPRTVDIKNVNATVTLADGSLLIIRGLTLQMGEGMPGIFECQELRREPGNLALENVKADVLWEPRSLTIQNLTLPKAVIMERLVVDLHGMWDSQSSAAVELVAKLGAASFDVQATASGLLKPPLSVTAKVQGRDLRSEELQTLGLPANVFFENGKLDLQAAGDPTTPIQMGVEMNLSLANIRTAGATVDAISVAATVKDGLAQVQSIQVNRGENQVLVTAEATLPADLKDLATTSWTAKLEATLPKATEFLDQPPPVLGSLAIKATAEGKGANDVKAQGELTGETLAFQTYRLPQLRTVFSLDGKTARLEIPGLELGTGNSIALKASLLMEDAMPVDASWLIRVTDPALLMETTGLPPPPKTVKGVIETVGNAKLNVQDLSAKNYDALVADMNVTVNEARYGEGELQQLSLRARVEKGEALLDSITIRLDAKNAIDLTGQMNLTAPHLFQAKGDIGLAELTVLNTWLKTFEAPLMESGAVTGKLDVTGQLQPWQSQGSVRLEATTVRTAAMPQPANATLDTTFEGTRAELTKLEATLGPWRLAVKGTVDEKQAELAELKVWQNKTELLNGTVFAPFDLMKPDVTDGQPMNVSIVAKDLRMGEILAAAGIQNIPPSILNADIQVTGRLDTAKGRVFVEVKDVKVPNAPKAFKPATLRTETTLENGRINTLSTVVQPPLQTLTVEGDLPFDIPALMKEPAKLKATPLNLRVTLPQSDLGFLREYAPDMISSIPGRLKIDAEIKGTVGKPVISGEVDLSISEIAWSKPDLPSVRAVRALIQANGQKITVQEVSAVLAGGRVKLDGTVDATDLKNPGLNLSLMAREALVFRDPTTSVRANGDITCRGTLQQSTVAGLVEIVRGRVFKEIDLLPVLKLPADVPPVPENTARSEAKLTLPPIVKDWVFNVNVRTRDPVLVSGNLANGAVSADVRLGGTGASPQLTGFANVDRLLLKLPFSVVKVTKGVITLRPDHPFDPDLDIRGESRMGSYDITLYIYGDSTSPKTRFTSTPPMSETNIITMLATGTTLDGSASELASEAATRAAFLFLSEFYRKTFNKKKVVREEPPKLNMTFNPSGADRGNDSVQATYDLSEKWRLTGRFTQTGRMEAMLGYVLRFGEAALAMDERTSSPLDTTSEISPTPVPVPSVQAPQPSSSVAP, encoded by the coding sequence GTGTCGCAGCCCCCCCCGCCTCAGCCACCCCGCCGCCGTTTTTGGAAATGGTGCAAGCGGCTGCTGTTCGTTTTCCTGCTTTTGCTGGTGATCCTGGTGGCCTTTCACCGTCCCATCATCCGGGGGCTCATCACCTGGATCGGCCCCAAGGCCGCTGCTTCGCTGGATCTGCCCCTGAGCTGGCAGGTGCAGGGCTCCCTGTGGGGTGATTTTAAATTGGCCAATATCGAGACGGGTGGTGGCGAAGGCCACTGGCTGCCGGTCGCCAAAATCGGCGAACTCAGCGCCGACTACGATTGGCGTCTTTTGAAAAACAAGGACTTCGAAAACGCGGTGAACCGCATCACCCTGCATGACGTCGAAGCGGAGGTGGACCTGCGCAAGCTGCCACCGGGGAAGGAGCCCGATGTTCCAAAGCCCGAAAAAGAAAAGTCCGGCCAGCTGCCGCCCATCGTGTGGCCGCGCACGGTGGACATCAAAAACGTCAACGCCACCGTCACCCTCGCAGACGGTAGCCTCCTCATCATTCGGGGGCTGACGCTCCAGATGGGCGAAGGCATGCCCGGCATCTTTGAATGCCAGGAGTTGCGCCGCGAGCCGGGCAATCTCGCCCTGGAGAATGTGAAGGCAGATGTCCTCTGGGAGCCGCGCAGCCTCACCATTCAAAATCTCACTCTGCCCAAGGCCGTCATCATGGAGCGCCTCGTCGTGGATCTCCACGGCATGTGGGACAGCCAGAGCTCGGCGGCGGTGGAGCTGGTGGCCAAGCTCGGTGCCGCCAGCTTCGATGTGCAGGCGACAGCCTCGGGCCTTTTGAAACCTCCGCTCAGCGTGACGGCGAAGGTGCAGGGTCGTGATCTGCGCTCCGAAGAACTGCAAACGCTGGGCCTGCCTGCGAATGTGTTTTTTGAAAACGGCAAGCTGGATTTGCAAGCCGCAGGTGATCCCACCACTCCCATCCAGATGGGCGTGGAAATGAACCTGTCTTTGGCAAACATCCGCACCGCCGGGGCCACCGTGGATGCGATCAGCGTCGCTGCCACCGTCAAGGATGGCCTTGCCCAGGTGCAGTCCATTCAGGTAAACCGGGGTGAAAACCAGGTCCTGGTCACGGCGGAGGCCACCCTGCCTGCGGACCTCAAGGACCTGGCCACCACCTCCTGGACGGCCAAACTTGAAGCCACCCTGCCTAAGGCCACGGAATTTCTCGACCAGCCGCCGCCTGTCCTGGGCAGCCTGGCTATAAAAGCCACCGCTGAGGGGAAGGGGGCTAACGACGTGAAAGCGCAGGGTGAGCTCACCGGGGAGACCCTGGCCTTCCAGACCTACCGGCTCCCGCAGCTCCGCACGGTCTTTTCCCTGGATGGCAAAACCGCCCGCCTGGAGATTCCCGGCCTGGAGCTTGGCACGGGCAATTCCATCGCGCTGAAGGCCAGCCTGCTGATGGAGGATGCGATGCCGGTGGATGCCTCCTGGCTGATCCGGGTCACGGATCCGGCGCTGCTGATGGAAACCACCGGCCTGCCGCCGCCGCCCAAGACTGTGAAGGGCGTCATCGAAACGGTGGGCAATGCCAAATTGAATGTCCAGGATCTGAGTGCGAAAAACTATGATGCGCTGGTGGCGGACATGAACGTGACGGTCAATGAAGCCCGCTATGGGGAGGGCGAGCTTCAGCAGCTCTCCCTGCGCGCCAGGGTGGAGAAAGGCGAGGCCCTTTTGGACAGCATTACAATTCGTCTGGATGCGAAGAATGCCATTGACCTGACCGGCCAGATGAACCTCACGGCCCCCCACCTTTTTCAGGCCAAAGGAGACATTGGTCTGGCGGAGCTGACCGTTCTCAACACCTGGCTGAAGACCTTCGAGGCCCCGCTGATGGAAAGCGGTGCAGTGACCGGCAAGCTGGATGTCACCGGCCAGCTCCAGCCCTGGCAGTCTCAGGGCAGCGTGCGCCTGGAGGCCACGACAGTGCGCACCGCCGCCATGCCGCAGCCCGCCAATGCCACGCTGGACACGACCTTTGAAGGCACGCGGGCAGAGTTAACAAAGCTGGAGGCCACCCTGGGCCCCTGGCGCCTGGCCGTGAAGGGCACGGTGGATGAAAAGCAGGCGGAACTGGCCGAACTAAAAGTGTGGCAAAACAAGACCGAGCTGCTCAACGGCACCGTCTTTGCCCCCTTTGACCTGATGAAGCCTGACGTCACCGATGGCCAGCCGATGAACGTTTCCATCGTTGCCAAAGACCTGCGCATGGGAGAGATCCTGGCCGCCGCCGGCATCCAGAACATCCCGCCCAGCATCCTGAATGCGGACATCCAGGTGACCGGGCGGCTTGATACCGCCAAGGGCCGGGTCTTTGTGGAGGTGAAGGATGTCAAAGTTCCCAATGCTCCCAAAGCCTTCAAGCCGGCCACGCTGCGCACAGAAACTACTCTGGAAAATGGTCGCATCAACACGCTCTCCACCGTCGTGCAGCCGCCGCTGCAAACGCTTACCGTGGAAGGCGACCTGCCCTTTGACATCCCGGCGCTCATGAAGGAGCCTGCCAAGCTGAAGGCTACGCCATTGAATCTTCGTGTGACCTTGCCACAAAGCGACCTGGGCTTTCTTCGCGAGTACGCACCGGACATGATCAGCTCCATCCCGGGCAGGCTCAAGATTGATGCCGAGATCAAGGGCACGGTGGGCAAGCCTGTCATCAGTGGCGAGGTGGATCTGAGCATCAGCGAAATCGCCTGGTCCAAGCCGGACCTGCCCTCCGTGCGCGCTGTGCGGGCCCTTATTCAGGCCAATGGCCAGAAGATCACCGTCCAGGAAGTCTCTGCTGTGCTGGCCGGCGGCCGTGTGAAACTGGACGGCACAGTGGATGCCACCGATCTGAAAAATCCAGGTCTCAACCTCAGCTTAATGGCACGGGAGGCGCTTGTTTTCCGCGATCCCACCACCTCCGTCCGGGCCAATGGCGACATCACCTGCCGCGGCACCCTCCAGCAGTCCACCGTCGCCGGGCTGGTGGAAATCGTCCGTGGGCGCGTCTTCAAGGAAATTGACCTGCTGCCCGTGCTGAAGCTGCCCGCAGACGTGCCCCCCGTTCCTGAAAACACCGCCCGCAGTGAGGCGAAGCTGACCCTGCCGCCCATCGTCAAAGACTGGGTGTTTAATGTCAATGTCCGGACCCGCGATCCCGTCCTGGTTTCAGGTAATCTGGCCAATGGAGCGGTTTCCGCCGATGTGCGGCTGGGCGGCACCGGTGCCTCTCCTCAACTCACCGGCTTTGCCAATGTGGACCGCCTGCTTTTGAAGCTGCCCTTTAGCGTCGTCAAGGTCACCAAAGGGGTCATCACCCTGCGGCCAGATCATCCCTTCGATCCGGACCTCGATATCCGGGGGGAATCTCGCATGGGCAGCTATGACATCACCCTTTACATTTATGGGGACTCCACCAGCCCCAAGACCCGTTTCACCAGCACCCCGCCGATGAGTGAGACGAACATCATCACCATGCTGGCCACCGGCACCACCCTGGACGGCTCCGCCAGTGAACTGGCCTCCGAGGCAGCCACCCGTGCCGCCTTCCTTTTCCTTAGCGAGTTCTATCGCAAGACCTTTAACAAGAAAAAAGTCGTCCGCGAGGAACCGCCCAAACTGAACATGACCTTCAATCCGTCCGGGGCTGACCGTGGCAATGACAGTGTGCAGGCCACCTATGATCTGTCTGAAAAATGGCGGCTTACAGGCCGGTTCACCCAGACCGGGCGCATGGAAGCCATGCTCGGGTATGTGCTTCGCTTCGGCGAGGCCGCCCTGGCCATGGATGAACGGACTTCCTCTCCCCTGGACACCACCTCCGAGATAAGTCCCACCCCCGTTCCTGTTCCTTCCGTCCAGGCCCCGCAGCCTTCCTCTTCCGTGGCTCCTTGA
- a CDS encoding OmpH family outer membrane protein, with translation MIRLLTLAFLSASITLASAADLKFGVVDMSKAFSEFHKTKKAAADFKGNVDKAQSEMNDRWAVYKNLMTDMQKLKKEASDPIMTPDARAKKAAEFENKGQELRALEQEIGEQQNRRSTQLKQEDVQIRRGIYDEILVVVRDKAKTEGYDFIFDKSGMSLSTVPVLIYYKDAVDITDQIVVELNKGADAAAPAAAAPAATEAKP, from the coding sequence ATGATCCGTCTTCTGACTTTAGCTTTTTTATCTGCCAGCATCACCCTGGCCAGCGCTGCTGACCTGAAATTTGGCGTCGTGGACATGTCCAAAGCCTTCTCTGAATTTCACAAAACCAAGAAAGCTGCTGCTGACTTCAAGGGCAATGTGGACAAGGCTCAATCCGAAATGAACGACCGCTGGGCCGTTTACAAGAATTTGATGACCGACATGCAGAAGCTGAAAAAAGAAGCAAGCGATCCAATCATGACCCCGGATGCCCGGGCGAAAAAGGCGGCTGAATTTGAGAACAAGGGCCAGGAACTGCGTGCGCTGGAGCAGGAAATCGGTGAGCAGCAGAACCGCCGCTCCACCCAGCTCAAGCAGGAAGACGTGCAGATCCGTCGTGGCATCTATGATGAGATCCTCGTCGTCGTCCGTGACAAGGCCAAGACGGAAGGTTATGACTTTATTTTTGACAAGTCAGGCATGAGCCTTTCCACCGTCCCGGTCCTTATCTATTACAAGGATGCCGTGGACATCACCGACCAGATCGTGGTGGAACTGAACAAAGGGGCTGATGCGGCTGCCCCCGCCGCCGCCGCACCGGCAGCCACCGAAGCCAAACCCTGA